The following DNA comes from Mycobacteroides immunogenum.
GACGCCGATGCCATCGCGCGGGCCGCGTTGGCATCGGCACCCACGCCGGCTGCGGATGTGGGTGATCACGGGGTGCTGGTGTGAGCGGGTTCCTGGATGCCGGGCTGTTGTCGCCGGTCAGCGCGGGCACCGTCGCCGAGGCCGAACTGGCCGACGCGGCCTGGTTGCAGGCGATGCTCGACGCCGAGGTTGCGCTGGCCTGCGCGCAGGCCGATATCGGGGTGCTGCCGCGAGCGGCGGCTGATGTCATCGCCAAGGCGGCGGCTGCACACGATATCGACGTCCGCGCGGTAGCGCTCTCGGCGCGGGAGACGGCGAACCCTGTCGTCGGCCTGATCAAGGAGCTGACCCGGGTCGTGGGAGAGATCGAGCCGAGTGCCGCCGATTACGTCCACCGTGGATCGACCAGCCAGGACATTTTCGATACCGGGTCGATGATGGTGGCCAAGCGGGTACTGGAGTTGATCGCGGCGGACCTGGGCTATGTGGGCGCGGCGCTCGCCGAGCTGGCGGTGGAGCACCGTGGCACCGTGATGGCGGGCCGCACGCTGGCGGTGCAGGCCGTGCCGACGACGTTCGGGCTCAAGGTGTCCGGGTGGCGCGAGCTGATCTTGGAGGCGCGCGCGCGTGTACTCGGGGTGGCGGATGCGCTTCCCGTGTCGCTCGGGGGTGCTGCGGGAACGCTTGCCGGATATCTCGCGTACGCGGGACCGCAGGGCGCCGATCCCGCGGCGTTCGTCGAGAAACTGACCGCTGCATTCGCCCGCACGACGGGTTTGGCCGTACCTGGACTGCCGTGGCATGCGCTACGCGCCCCGATCGCGGATATCGGCAGCATTGCCGCCTTTGTGACCGGGGCCCTCGGAAAGTTCGCGGTGGATGTGTTGACGTTGAGCCGCACCGAGATCGCGGAAGTGGCCGAGCCGGCCCCGCCGGGCCGGGGGGTGTCGTCGGCGATGCCACATAAAAGAAATCCGGTGTTGGCCACCATGATTCGCTCGGCGGCTCTGCAGGTTCCGGCGCTCAGCGTCGTGCTGACGCAGTCGCTGCTCAGCGAAGACGAGCGATCGGCCGGTGGCTGGCACGCCGAATGGTTGGTGGTGCGGGAGTGCCTACGCCTTACCGGCGGCGCGGCCCAGACCGCCGTGGAGCTGAGCCGCGGCCTGCAGGTGCGTGCTGACCGCATGTCGGAGAACCTGGCCTTGCTCGGCGGGCAGCCTTCGGCGGAGCGGCTGTCGGCGGCACTGACCCCGCAGCTGGGCAAAGGCCCTGCCAAGGCCGTCGTCACCGAGGTGGTGGATGAGGCTGTCGCGCGTGGCCTGAGTTTGCGCGAGGCAAGTCTGGCCCGGCCCGAGATCATCGCGTGGTTGAGTGCGGTCGAGATCGATGAACTGCTGGACCCTGCCACCTACACAGGAGCGGCAGGTCAGCTGGTTGCGGAGGCAATCGCGCCACGTTTCTGAGAAGGCCACCTGCGTGAACTTCTGCTCAGCTTGATTCTTTGCGAACTGTTCGCGCGTAAGAGTCTTGACGGTGCCATACCCCGCCCTTACCGTTGCCACGCACACAC
Coding sequences within:
- a CDS encoding class-II fumarase/aspartase family protein; this translates as MSGFLDAGLLSPVSAGTVAEAELADAAWLQAMLDAEVALACAQADIGVLPRAAADVIAKAAAAHDIDVRAVALSARETANPVVGLIKELTRVVGEIEPSAADYVHRGSTSQDIFDTGSMMVAKRVLELIAADLGYVGAALAELAVEHRGTVMAGRTLAVQAVPTTFGLKVSGWRELILEARARVLGVADALPVSLGGAAGTLAGYLAYAGPQGADPAAFVEKLTAAFARTTGLAVPGLPWHALRAPIADIGSIAAFVTGALGKFAVDVLTLSRTEIAEVAEPAPPGRGVSSAMPHKRNPVLATMIRSAALQVPALSVVLTQSLLSEDERSAGGWHAEWLVVRECLRLTGGAAQTAVELSRGLQVRADRMSENLALLGGQPSAERLSAALTPQLGKGPAKAVVTEVVDEAVARGLSLREASLARPEIIAWLSAVEIDELLDPATYTGAAGQLVAEAIAPRF